From the Manis javanica isolate MJ-LG chromosome 13, MJ_LKY, whole genome shotgun sequence genome, one window contains:
- the CC2D1A gene encoding coiled-coil and C2 domain-containing protein 1A isoform X1 — MHKRKGPAGPPGRGAAAARQLGLLVDLSPDDLMIPEDGVNDAELEAEFLALVGGQPQDLEKPRGKGPLPMEAIEKMASLCMRDLDEDEEEGSDEEAVEANDDLLAELNRVLGEEQKSSESHPPATQPKATAPSPGVEATLQERLTLYQTAIESARQAGNGAKMRRYDRGLKTLENLLASVREGNAIDEEDIPPPVAVGKGLVSMPSHTPTLTQPAPMNPPAPEPRVPVEGPCPTAPVSSLGLAKPQLPPGPCSPGPLAQLQSRQREYKLAALHAKQRGDTATAARHFRVAKSFDAILEALSQGEPVDLSRLPPPPDQLPPDPPSSPPQPPAPGTLPSTSEAPPPPRTLLEALEQRMERYHVAAAQAKTKGDQRKARMHERIVKQYQDTIRAHKAGRAVDVTELPVPPGFPPIQGLEATEPTQQSLAGVLETAMKLANKDEGAEDEEDEEPKEQPNSPPAPTAQPKAPPSRAPQSGSTTAAKAASKGTSTRAQQQLAFLEGRKKQLLQAALRAKQKNDVEGAKMHLRQAKGLEPMLEASRNGLPVDITKVPPAPVNKDDFVLVQRPGPGLSQESTRRYSELTKLIRQQHEMCLNHSNQFTHLGNIAETSKFEKLAEDCKRSMETLKQAFARGLPTPTARFEQRTFSVIKIFPDLSSNDLLLFIMKGISLPTPPGLSPNDLDVFVRFDFPYPNVEEAQKDKTSVIKNTDSPEFKEQFKLSINRSHRGLRRAIQTKGIKFEVVHKGGLFKTDRVLGTAQLKLDTLETACEVREVLEVLDGRRPTGGRLEVMVRIREPLTSQQLETTTERWLVIDPVPAAMPTQVAGPKGKTPHVPAPVREPRNRSARPLLSLSVLAFDQERLERKILTLRQARRSVPPEVAQQYQDIMQRSQWQRAQLEQGAPGILREYMAQLERQLQFYTEAARRLGNDGSREAAKEALYRRNLVENELQRLRR, encoded by the exons ATGCACAAGAGGAAGGGACCCGCGGGACCCCCGGGTcgaggcgccgccgccgcccgccag CTGGGCCTGCTGGTCGACCTCTCCCCAGACGACCTGATGATCCCTGAGGATGGAGTGAATGATGCGGAACTGGAGGCTGAGTTCTTGGCCTTAGTGGGGGGCCAGCCCCAAGACCTGGAGAAGCCCAGAGGGAAAG GTCCCCTGCCCATGGAGGCCATTGAGAAGATGGCCAGCCTGTGCATGAGAGACCTGGATGAGGATGAAGAGGAGGGCTCAGACGAGGAGGCTGTGGAGGCTAACGATGACCTGCTG GCAGAACTCAACAGGGTCCTTGGGGAGGAGCAGAAGTCTTCGGAGTCCCACCCTCCTGCAACTCAG cccaaggccacagcccccagcccaggggtAGAGGCCACCTTGCAGGAGAGGCTGACTCTCTACCAGACAGCGATCGAAAGTGCTAGGCAAGCTGGAAATGGTGCCAAGATGCGGCGCTACGACAGGGGGCTTAAG ACACTGGAAAACCTGCTGGCCTCTGTCCGGGAGGGCAATGCCATCGATGAAGAGGACATCCCACCACCTGTGGCCGTGGGGAAGGGCCTGGTGTCCATGCCCAGCCACACCCCCACACTCACCCAGCCAGCCCCCATGAACCCACCAGCCCCGGAGCCCAGGGTCCCTGTGGAGGGGCCTTGTCCTACTGCCCCGGTCTCATCCCTAGGCTTGgctaagcctcagcttcctccag gtccctgcagccctggcccgCTGGCCCAGTTGCAGAGCCGCCAGCGTGAGTACAAGTTGGCCGCCCTCCACGCCAAGCAGCGGGGAGACACTGCCACTGCCGCCAGACACTTCCGTGTGGCCAAG agCTTTGACGCCATCCTGGAGGCCCTGAGCCAGGGGGAGCCTGTGGACCTGTCTCGCCTGCCCCCACCACCTG ACCAGCTGCCCCCAgacccaccatcatcaccaccgcagcctccagctcctggcaCTCTGCCCTCCACATCAG AGGCTCCCCCCCCACCACGGACTCTCCTGGAGGCACTGGAGCAGCGCATGGAGCGATACCACGTGGCTGCAGCCCAGGCCAAGACCAAAGGGGACCAGCGGAAGGCCCGTATGCACGAGCGCATTGTCAAG CAATACCAAGACACCATCCGAGCCCACAAGGCTGGCCGAGCCGTGGATGTGACCGAGCTGCCGGTGCCCCCGG GCTTTCCCCCCATCCAGGGCTTGGAGGCCACTGAGCCCactcagcagagcctggcaggggtCCTGGAGACTGCCATGAAGCTGGCTAACAAGGACGAAGGTGCAGAGGATGAAGAGGATGAGGAACCTAAGGAG cagCCCAACAGCCCTCCGGCTCCCACAGCCCAGCCCAAGGCTCCCCCCTCAAGAGCACCCCAGTCAGGCTCCACCACAGCAGCCAAAGCTGCCTCCAAAGGCACATCCACCAGAG CCCAGCAACAGCTGGCCTTCCTGGAGGGCCGTAAGAAGCAGCTCCTGCAGGCTGCACTGCGAGCCAAGCAGAAGAACGACGTGGAAGGTGCCAAGATGCACCTGCGCCAGGCCAAGGGGCTGGAGCCCATGCTGGAGGCCTCACGCAATGGGCTGCCTGTGGACATCACCAAG GTTCCGCCTGCCCCCGTCAACAAGGATGACTTCGTCTTGGTCCAGCGGCCTGGCCCTGGTCTGTCTCAGGAGTCTACCCGGCGCTACAGTGAACTCACCAAGCTCATAAGGCAGCAGCACGAG ATGTGCCTGAACCACTCTAACCAGTTCACCCACCTGGGCAACATCGCCGAAACCAGCAA ATTTGAGAAACTTGCAGAGGACTGTAAGCGGAGCATGGAGACTCTGAAGCAGGCCTTTGCCCGGGGTCTCCCCACACCCACTGCCCGCTTTGAGCAGAGAACCTTCAGTGTCATCAA GATCTTCCCTGACCTCAGCAGCAATGACCTGCTCCTGTTCATCATGAAGGGCATCAGTTTGCCCACACCCCCAG GTCTGTCCCCCAATGACCTGGATGTCTTTGTTCGTTTCGACTTCCCCTACCCCAATGTG GAAGAAGCTCAGAAAGACAAGACCAGCGTGATCAAGAACACAGACTCCCCCG AGTTCAAGGAGCAGTTCAAACTCAGCATCAACCGCAGCCACCGTGGCTTGCGAAGGGCCATCCAGACCAAAGGCATCAAGTTTGAAGTGGTCCACAAGGG GGGTCTGTTCAAGACTGACCGGGTCCTGGGCACAGCCCAGCTGAAGCTGGACACCCTGGAGACGGCATGTGAAGTCCGGGAGGTCCTTGAG GTCCTGGATGGTCGCAGGCCCACAGGGGGGCGGCTGGAGGTGATGGTCCGGATTCGGGAGCCACTGACATCCCAGCAGTTGGAGACCACAACTGAGAGGTGGCTGGTCATTGACCCTGTGccagcagccatgcccaca CAGGTTGCTGGGCCCAAAGGGAAGACCCCTCATGTGCCTGCCCCTGTGAGGGAGCCAAGGAACAG ATCAGCCCGGCCCCTTCTTAGCCTCAGTGTGCTAGCCTTTGATCAAGAGCGTCTGGAGCGGAAG ATCCTCACCCTCAGGCAGGCACGGCGGTCGGTGCCCCCGGAAGTGGCCCAGCAGTACCAGGACATCATGCAACGTAGCCAGTGGCAGAGGGCACAGCTGGAGCAGGGGGCCCCGGGCATCCTGCGTG AGTACATGGCCCAGCTGGAGCGTCAGCTGCAGTTCTACACGGAGGCCGCCCGACGCCTGGGCAATGACGGCAGTAGG GAGGCTGCAAAGGAGGCCCTGTACAGGCGGAACCTGGTAGAGAATGAG CTGCAGCGGCTCCGCAGGTGA
- the CC2D1A gene encoding coiled-coil and C2 domain-containing protein 1A isoform X2: MHKRKGPAGPPGRGAAAARQLGLLVDLSPDDLMIPEDGVNDAELEAEFLALVGGQPQDLEKPRGKGPLPMEAIEKMASLCMRDLDEDEEEGSDEEAVEANDDLLAELNRVLGEEQKSSESHPPATQPKATAPSPGVEATLQERLTLYQTAIESARQAGNGAKMRRYDRGLKTLENLLASVREGNAIDEEDIPPPVAVGKGLVSMPSHTPTLTQPAPMNPPAPEPRVPVEGPCPTAPVSSLGLAKPQLPPGPCSPGPLAQLQSRQREYKLAALHAKQRGDTATAARHFRVAKSFDAILEALSQGEPVDLSRLPPPPDQLPPDPPSSPPQPPAPGTLPSTSEAPPPPRTLLEALEQRMERYHVAAAQAKTKGDQRKARMHERIVKQYQDTIRAHKAGRAVDVTELPVPPGFPPIQGLEATEPTQQSLAGVLETAMKLANKDEGAEDEEDEEPKEPNSPPAPTAQPKAPPSRAPQSGSTTAAKAASKGTSTRAQQQLAFLEGRKKQLLQAALRAKQKNDVEGAKMHLRQAKGLEPMLEASRNGLPVDITKVPPAPVNKDDFVLVQRPGPGLSQESTRRYSELTKLIRQQHEMCLNHSNQFTHLGNIAETSKFEKLAEDCKRSMETLKQAFARGLPTPTARFEQRTFSVIKIFPDLSSNDLLLFIMKGISLPTPPGLSPNDLDVFVRFDFPYPNVEEAQKDKTSVIKNTDSPEFKEQFKLSINRSHRGLRRAIQTKGIKFEVVHKGGLFKTDRVLGTAQLKLDTLETACEVREVLEVLDGRRPTGGRLEVMVRIREPLTSQQLETTTERWLVIDPVPAAMPTQVAGPKGKTPHVPAPVREPRNRSARPLLSLSVLAFDQERLERKILTLRQARRSVPPEVAQQYQDIMQRSQWQRAQLEQGAPGILREYMAQLERQLQFYTEAARRLGNDGSREAAKEALYRRNLVENELQRLRR; this comes from the exons ATGCACAAGAGGAAGGGACCCGCGGGACCCCCGGGTcgaggcgccgccgccgcccgccag CTGGGCCTGCTGGTCGACCTCTCCCCAGACGACCTGATGATCCCTGAGGATGGAGTGAATGATGCGGAACTGGAGGCTGAGTTCTTGGCCTTAGTGGGGGGCCAGCCCCAAGACCTGGAGAAGCCCAGAGGGAAAG GTCCCCTGCCCATGGAGGCCATTGAGAAGATGGCCAGCCTGTGCATGAGAGACCTGGATGAGGATGAAGAGGAGGGCTCAGACGAGGAGGCTGTGGAGGCTAACGATGACCTGCTG GCAGAACTCAACAGGGTCCTTGGGGAGGAGCAGAAGTCTTCGGAGTCCCACCCTCCTGCAACTCAG cccaaggccacagcccccagcccaggggtAGAGGCCACCTTGCAGGAGAGGCTGACTCTCTACCAGACAGCGATCGAAAGTGCTAGGCAAGCTGGAAATGGTGCCAAGATGCGGCGCTACGACAGGGGGCTTAAG ACACTGGAAAACCTGCTGGCCTCTGTCCGGGAGGGCAATGCCATCGATGAAGAGGACATCCCACCACCTGTGGCCGTGGGGAAGGGCCTGGTGTCCATGCCCAGCCACACCCCCACACTCACCCAGCCAGCCCCCATGAACCCACCAGCCCCGGAGCCCAGGGTCCCTGTGGAGGGGCCTTGTCCTACTGCCCCGGTCTCATCCCTAGGCTTGgctaagcctcagcttcctccag gtccctgcagccctggcccgCTGGCCCAGTTGCAGAGCCGCCAGCGTGAGTACAAGTTGGCCGCCCTCCACGCCAAGCAGCGGGGAGACACTGCCACTGCCGCCAGACACTTCCGTGTGGCCAAG agCTTTGACGCCATCCTGGAGGCCCTGAGCCAGGGGGAGCCTGTGGACCTGTCTCGCCTGCCCCCACCACCTG ACCAGCTGCCCCCAgacccaccatcatcaccaccgcagcctccagctcctggcaCTCTGCCCTCCACATCAG AGGCTCCCCCCCCACCACGGACTCTCCTGGAGGCACTGGAGCAGCGCATGGAGCGATACCACGTGGCTGCAGCCCAGGCCAAGACCAAAGGGGACCAGCGGAAGGCCCGTATGCACGAGCGCATTGTCAAG CAATACCAAGACACCATCCGAGCCCACAAGGCTGGCCGAGCCGTGGATGTGACCGAGCTGCCGGTGCCCCCGG GCTTTCCCCCCATCCAGGGCTTGGAGGCCACTGAGCCCactcagcagagcctggcaggggtCCTGGAGACTGCCATGAAGCTGGCTAACAAGGACGAAGGTGCAGAGGATGAAGAGGATGAGGAACCTAAGGAG CCCAACAGCCCTCCGGCTCCCACAGCCCAGCCCAAGGCTCCCCCCTCAAGAGCACCCCAGTCAGGCTCCACCACAGCAGCCAAAGCTGCCTCCAAAGGCACATCCACCAGAG CCCAGCAACAGCTGGCCTTCCTGGAGGGCCGTAAGAAGCAGCTCCTGCAGGCTGCACTGCGAGCCAAGCAGAAGAACGACGTGGAAGGTGCCAAGATGCACCTGCGCCAGGCCAAGGGGCTGGAGCCCATGCTGGAGGCCTCACGCAATGGGCTGCCTGTGGACATCACCAAG GTTCCGCCTGCCCCCGTCAACAAGGATGACTTCGTCTTGGTCCAGCGGCCTGGCCCTGGTCTGTCTCAGGAGTCTACCCGGCGCTACAGTGAACTCACCAAGCTCATAAGGCAGCAGCACGAG ATGTGCCTGAACCACTCTAACCAGTTCACCCACCTGGGCAACATCGCCGAAACCAGCAA ATTTGAGAAACTTGCAGAGGACTGTAAGCGGAGCATGGAGACTCTGAAGCAGGCCTTTGCCCGGGGTCTCCCCACACCCACTGCCCGCTTTGAGCAGAGAACCTTCAGTGTCATCAA GATCTTCCCTGACCTCAGCAGCAATGACCTGCTCCTGTTCATCATGAAGGGCATCAGTTTGCCCACACCCCCAG GTCTGTCCCCCAATGACCTGGATGTCTTTGTTCGTTTCGACTTCCCCTACCCCAATGTG GAAGAAGCTCAGAAAGACAAGACCAGCGTGATCAAGAACACAGACTCCCCCG AGTTCAAGGAGCAGTTCAAACTCAGCATCAACCGCAGCCACCGTGGCTTGCGAAGGGCCATCCAGACCAAAGGCATCAAGTTTGAAGTGGTCCACAAGGG GGGTCTGTTCAAGACTGACCGGGTCCTGGGCACAGCCCAGCTGAAGCTGGACACCCTGGAGACGGCATGTGAAGTCCGGGAGGTCCTTGAG GTCCTGGATGGTCGCAGGCCCACAGGGGGGCGGCTGGAGGTGATGGTCCGGATTCGGGAGCCACTGACATCCCAGCAGTTGGAGACCACAACTGAGAGGTGGCTGGTCATTGACCCTGTGccagcagccatgcccaca CAGGTTGCTGGGCCCAAAGGGAAGACCCCTCATGTGCCTGCCCCTGTGAGGGAGCCAAGGAACAG ATCAGCCCGGCCCCTTCTTAGCCTCAGTGTGCTAGCCTTTGATCAAGAGCGTCTGGAGCGGAAG ATCCTCACCCTCAGGCAGGCACGGCGGTCGGTGCCCCCGGAAGTGGCCCAGCAGTACCAGGACATCATGCAACGTAGCCAGTGGCAGAGGGCACAGCTGGAGCAGGGGGCCCCGGGCATCCTGCGTG AGTACATGGCCCAGCTGGAGCGTCAGCTGCAGTTCTACACGGAGGCCGCCCGACGCCTGGGCAATGACGGCAGTAGG GAGGCTGCAAAGGAGGCCCTGTACAGGCGGAACCTGGTAGAGAATGAG CTGCAGCGGCTCCGCAGGTGA